From a single Couchioplanes caeruleus genomic region:
- the hemB gene encoding porphobilinogen synthase, producing MSYPDIRPRRLRRTAAMRRLVEETRVSPAELVLPLFVKEGLTEPRPISSLPGVLQHSRDSLRKAAHEAVGAGVGGLMIFGVPTAENKDETGSRGIDPDGILNVAIRDVVAEVGDATVVMSDLCLDEFTSHGHCGVLTADGTVDNDATLDLYARMGVAQAESGAHVVGPSGMMDGQVGVVRHALDQAGHQDVSVLAYAAKYAGAFYGPFREAVESTLQGDRRTYQQSPGNIREALREVDLDVAEGADMIMVKPALPYLDVVAAVRDRVTVPVAAYQVSGEYAMVEAAAANGWIDREGVMLETLTSIKRAGAQVILTYWAAEAAQLLRSRY from the coding sequence ATGTCTTACCCGGACATCCGCCCGCGCCGGCTGCGGCGCACGGCTGCGATGCGGCGGCTGGTCGAGGAGACCCGCGTGTCGCCCGCCGAGCTGGTGCTGCCGCTCTTCGTCAAGGAGGGCCTCACCGAGCCCCGGCCGATCTCGTCGCTGCCCGGCGTCCTCCAGCACTCGCGCGACTCCCTGCGCAAGGCCGCGCACGAAGCCGTCGGCGCGGGCGTTGGCGGCCTGATGATCTTCGGCGTGCCCACGGCCGAGAACAAGGACGAGACCGGTTCCCGCGGCATCGACCCGGACGGCATCCTCAATGTCGCCATCCGGGACGTCGTCGCCGAGGTCGGCGACGCCACGGTCGTCATGAGCGACCTGTGCCTCGACGAGTTCACCTCCCACGGCCACTGCGGCGTCCTCACCGCCGACGGCACGGTCGACAACGACGCCACCCTCGACCTGTACGCCCGGATGGGCGTGGCCCAGGCCGAATCCGGTGCCCACGTCGTCGGCCCTTCCGGCATGATGGACGGCCAGGTCGGTGTCGTCCGGCACGCCCTCGACCAGGCCGGCCACCAGGACGTCTCGGTCCTTGCGTACGCGGCCAAGTACGCCGGCGCCTTCTACGGCCCCTTCCGCGAGGCCGTCGAGTCCACCCTCCAGGGCGACCGCCGCACCTACCAGCAGAGCCCCGGCAACATCCGCGAAGCCCTGCGCGAGGTGGACCTGGACGTGGCCGAGGGCGCGGACATGATCATGGTCAAGCCGGCGCTGCCGTACCTCGACGTGGTGGCCGCGGTCCGCGACCGGGTGACCGTGCCGGTCGCCGCCTACCAGGTCTCCGGCGAGTACGCGATGGTCGAGGCGGCCGCGGCCAACGGCTGGATCGATCGCGAGGGCGTGATGCTGGAGACGCTGACGTCGATCAAGCGGGCCGGCGCGCAGGTCATCCTGACCTACTGGGCCGCGGAAGCCGCCCAGTTGCTGCGCAGCCGGTACTGA
- a CDS encoding GNAT family N-acetyltransferase, with protein sequence MRVREWDPRSASDEEIRSLVETLNDVLAADLPDDPPWQDVQVREYLAETMPGERRISWVAEDDRLPEGTGKVFGHVTLLLLGDIGVLEVLVHPDLRRRGLGQQLVAVAARRAYLEGFSSIGVEAIGDTPAIPFYEALGFEKEYVETRSVLSLSSVDWSALSAMASGISAGYRVEYHPGGPPESLLEAYAQAKLEGQDGDDNDLDLRPSSSDPQRLRDSLDTLHRRGLKPYIVLAIHEATGTVAGLTELVVPAQHPERADQYDTIVVREHRGYGIDRAIKARMLLELRTAEPGLGEVQTWNAQHSESMLKVNAELGFQSDRDWYEYIADVAQLVQRLEPTD encoded by the coding sequence GTGAGGGTGCGTGAATGGGATCCCCGGTCCGCGTCGGACGAGGAGATCCGATCGCTCGTGGAGACGCTGAACGACGTGCTCGCAGCGGATCTCCCGGACGATCCACCGTGGCAGGACGTGCAGGTCAGGGAGTACCTGGCCGAGACGATGCCGGGCGAGCGCCGGATCAGCTGGGTGGCCGAGGACGACCGGCTGCCCGAGGGCACGGGCAAGGTCTTCGGGCACGTCACCCTCCTGCTGCTGGGTGACATCGGCGTGCTGGAGGTGCTCGTGCACCCCGATCTGCGCCGCCGCGGCCTCGGTCAGCAACTGGTCGCGGTCGCGGCCCGCCGCGCGTACCTCGAGGGGTTCTCGTCGATCGGCGTCGAGGCGATCGGTGACACCCCGGCGATCCCCTTCTACGAGGCGCTGGGCTTCGAGAAGGAGTACGTGGAGACGCGCAGCGTGCTGAGCCTGTCCAGCGTGGACTGGAGCGCCCTGAGCGCGATGGCGAGCGGCATCAGCGCCGGGTACCGCGTCGAGTACCACCCGGGCGGCCCGCCGGAGAGCCTGCTGGAGGCGTACGCGCAGGCGAAGCTCGAGGGTCAGGACGGCGACGACAACGACCTGGACCTGCGCCCGAGCTCGTCCGATCCGCAGCGACTGCGCGACAGCCTCGACACGCTGCACCGGCGTGGGCTCAAGCCGTACATCGTGCTCGCGATCCATGAGGCGACCGGGACGGTTGCCGGCCTGACGGAGCTGGTCGTGCCGGCGCAGCATCCGGAACGCGCCGACCAGTACGACACCATCGTCGTGCGTGAACATCGCGGTTACGGGATCGACCGGGCGATCAAGGCCCGGATGCTGCTCGAGCTGCGGACGGCGGAGCCGGGTCTGGGCGAGGTGCAGACCTGGAACGCGCAGCACAGCGAGTCGATGCTGAAGGTTAACGCCGAGTTGGGCTTCCAGTCCGACCGGGACTGGTACGAATACATCGCCGACGTTGCGCAACTGGTACAGAGACTGGAACCCACGGACTGA